The following are encoded in a window of Prochlorococcus marinus str. MIT 1013 genomic DNA:
- a CDS encoding 30S ribosomal protein S1 → MSENPASKVQDKNLETETSIPEEDISNSVSPEFEDNSINEIKDDDIPKNIPAADDSSSRINKSDLESAGFTLDEFASLLSKYDYNFKPGDIVNGTVFALESKGAMIDIGAKTAAFMPMQEVSINRVEGLSDVLQPSEIREFFIMTEENEDGQLSLSIRRIEYQRAWERVRQLQKEDATIYSEVFATNRGGALVRVEGLRGFIPGSHISTRKAKEELVADFLPLKFLEVDEERNRLVLSHRRALVERKMNRLEVGEVVVGAVRGIKPYGAFIDIGGVSGLLHISEISHEHIETPHSVLNVNDQMKVMIIDLDAERGRISLSTKALEPEPGDMLTDPKKVFDKAEEMAARYKQMLLEQAEEGEDPIAVMTI, encoded by the coding sequence ATGTCTGAAAATCCAGCAAGCAAAGTTCAAGACAAAAATCTCGAAACAGAAACATCAATACCTGAAGAAGATATCTCAAATTCCGTAAGTCCAGAATTTGAAGATAATTCCATCAATGAGATTAAGGATGACGATATTCCCAAAAACATTCCAGCTGCTGATGATTCTTCAAGCAGAATTAATAAAAGTGATCTTGAAAGTGCAGGTTTCACTCTTGATGAATTTGCATCTTTGCTAAGCAAATATGACTACAATTTTAAACCTGGTGACATAGTCAATGGAACTGTTTTTGCTCTTGAATCCAAAGGAGCAATGATTGACATTGGAGCCAAAACAGCAGCTTTCATGCCTATGCAAGAAGTATCAATAAATAGAGTTGAGGGTTTGAGTGATGTTTTACAACCTTCAGAAATTAGAGAATTTTTCATAATGACTGAAGAGAATGAAGATGGTCAATTATCGTTGTCTATCCGAAGAATTGAATATCAACGAGCTTGGGAAAGAGTTAGGCAATTACAAAAAGAAGATGCCACAATTTATTCAGAGGTTTTTGCTACGAATAGAGGAGGTGCACTTGTTCGAGTAGAAGGGCTTAGAGGCTTTATCCCTGGATCCCATATAAGCACTAGAAAGGCCAAAGAAGAACTAGTTGCTGATTTTCTACCTTTGAAATTCTTAGAAGTTGACGAGGAACGGAATAGGCTGGTTCTAAGTCATCGCAGAGCTTTGGTTGAAAGGAAAATGAATCGTCTTGAAGTTGGAGAAGTTGTTGTAGGAGCTGTGAGAGGAATTAAACCTTATGGAGCGTTTATTGATATTGGGGGTGTAAGTGGATTGCTTCACATTTCCGAAATAAGTCATGAGCATATTGAAACTCCTCACTCTGTTTTAAACGTCAATGACCAAATGAAGGTAATGATAATAGACCTTGATGCTGAAAGAGGACGAATTTCCCTTTCTACAAAAGCACTTGAACCAGAACCTGGAGATATGCTGACTGACCCTAAAAAAGTTTTTGATAAAGCTGAAGAAATGGCAGCAAGATATAAACAAATGCTTCTTGAGCAAGCCGAAGAAGGAGAAGATCCTATTGCAGTAATGACTATTTGA
- the psaM gene encoding photosystem I reaction center subunit XII, producing MINLLLGVQSTFDLSKVDFSSGLGINSPDLAGITFLMVMFAGVLALRLGTTLRDS from the coding sequence ATGATCAACCTTTTACTTGGAGTTCAAAGCACTTTCGATTTATCCAAAGTGGATTTCTCCTCAGGTCTAGGTATAAACTCACCTGATCTTGCCGGCATCACCTTTTTAATGGTTATGTTTGCTGGAGTTCTAGCTTTGAGGCTTGGAACAACTCTTAGAGATTCATAG
- a CDS encoding phycobiliprotein lyase, whose product MNIEDFFLKSVGEWNSMRSGHSLAFQEFEEIRSKIKIFRSKSNDSRVIKFLKDNSITTSAVNKAFLINWEAKSEWDDENQKENSSGESILVPIEISKTEGKIIRSIGYSEAVQVVSSYKILVDETLIIYSNYSDICTEERIWFVSNNLRSRSSVTRAIGSLAILQTSYASEIRYIKK is encoded by the coding sequence ATGAATATTGAAGATTTTTTTTTAAAAAGCGTTGGGGAATGGAACTCAATGAGAAGCGGACATTCACTAGCATTTCAAGAATTTGAAGAAATAAGAAGTAAAATAAAAATATTTCGTTCTAAAAGCAACGATTCTAGAGTTATTAAATTTCTAAAAGATAATTCAATCACTACTAGTGCAGTAAATAAAGCATTCCTAATTAATTGGGAAGCAAAAAGTGAATGGGATGATGAGAATCAAAAAGAAAACTCTTCTGGAGAAAGTATACTTGTTCCAATAGAGATTTCTAAAACAGAAGGAAAGATAATTAGGAGCATTGGATACTCTGAAGCAGTACAAGTCGTATCATCATATAAAATTCTTGTTGATGAGACACTAATTATTTATTCAAACTATAGTGATATTTGTACAGAAGAAAGAATATGGTTTGTCTCAAACAATTTAAGGAGTAGATCTTCTGTTACTAGAGCAATAGGTTCATTAGCTATCCTGCAAACATCTTATGCATCGGAAATTCGATATATAAAAAAATAA
- a CDS encoding TVP38/TMEM64 family protein: MKKEKLKKFLSIALFTGAFILLVFLIQTYGIEPLRSAVKEMGIWAPLGILILRGISVILPALPSSVYSLLAGSLLGFKTGYLTIFISDLIFCQLAFFIARNFGRAPVRKLVGIKAMKRIESFNQNQLEGNFFLMTGLLMTGLFDFLSYALGIGGTRWRLFTPALIISLLISDSIIVAVGAGVSQGAGLMLGGALLGVFALATIAGFNKNRVSATQEKSH; encoded by the coding sequence TTGAAAAAAGAAAAATTAAAAAAGTTCCTTTCTATTGCATTATTCACAGGTGCTTTCATTTTACTTGTCTTCTTAATTCAAACGTATGGAATTGAACCATTAAGAAGTGCCGTTAAAGAAATGGGCATTTGGGCACCTCTGGGAATTCTTATACTTCGAGGCATAAGCGTAATCCTTCCAGCATTGCCTAGCTCAGTTTATTCACTTTTAGCTGGATCATTACTTGGTTTCAAAACAGGCTATCTTACTATATTTATATCTGACCTAATTTTCTGCCAGTTAGCATTTTTTATAGCTAGAAATTTCGGGCGTGCTCCTGTTCGGAAATTAGTTGGCATAAAAGCCATGAAAAGAATTGAGAGTTTTAATCAAAATCAACTAGAAGGAAATTTCTTTCTAATGACTGGACTACTAATGACTGGACTTTTTGATTTTTTAAGCTATGCCCTAGGGATAGGGGGAACACGTTGGAGGCTTTTTACGCCCGCTCTAATAATCAGTTTATTAATAAGTGATTCAATTATTGTTGCTGTTGGAGCAGGCGTAAGTCAGGGCGCCGGACTAATGCTTGGGGGCGCACTACTTGGAGTGTTTGCACTAGCAACCATCGCTGGATTTAATAAAAATAGAGTCTCCGCAACTCAAGAGAAAAGCCATTGA
- a CDS encoding HAD family hydrolase: MAELLIKNSSVGFIKAIIFDKDGTLSNSEQYLLELAKTRVEFTVAKFKKLKINYFKIFLLRKLLNSIYGLQNQALSASACLAVASKEQNIVSTATIFTLMGFDWSNSLSISQTIFDEVDFFLSNNKDNIQKKRTLIPGAFDLLVALKKNGVRIALMTNDTQAGIEEFICSNKLEGRFDYLWSAENKPAKPNPKAVIELCKRMKINPSECALISDADTDLKMAKKADVPIIIGFTGGWKNPPTLTEKQFIIEKLNELNIQINT; this comes from the coding sequence ATGGCAGAGCTGTTAATAAAAAATAGTTCTGTTGGTTTTATTAAGGCAATAATATTTGACAAGGATGGAACATTATCCAATAGTGAGCAATACTTATTAGAACTGGCAAAAACCAGAGTAGAGTTTACAGTAGCTAAATTTAAAAAATTAAAAATAAACTATTTTAAAATTTTTTTATTAAGAAAATTACTTAATTCTATTTATGGATTACAAAATCAAGCTCTTTCCGCTAGTGCATGTCTGGCTGTAGCTTCTAAAGAGCAAAATATAGTATCTACAGCAACAATATTTACTTTAATGGGTTTTGATTGGTCTAATTCACTATCAATAAGTCAAACAATCTTCGATGAAGTAGATTTTTTCCTTTCTAATAATAAAGACAATATACAAAAAAAAAGGACTTTAATTCCAGGGGCATTTGATCTATTAGTTGCGCTAAAAAAAAATGGAGTGCGTATTGCATTAATGACAAATGATACGCAAGCAGGAATAGAAGAATTTATTTGTAGCAATAAATTGGAAGGTCGATTTGATTATCTTTGGAGTGCTGAGAATAAACCGGCAAAACCTAACCCAAAAGCAGTTATAGAACTTTGCAAAAGAATGAAGATAAATCCTTCAGAGTGTGCACTCATTTCAGATGCCGATACTGATTTAAAAATGGCCAAAAAAGCTGACGTGCCAATAATAATTGGCTTTACTGGTGGATGGAAAAATCCTCCCACTCTTACTGAAAAACAATTCATTATCGAAAAGTTAAATGAATTAAATATTCAGATAAACACCTAA
- a CDS encoding tetratricopeptide repeat protein, whose translation MSDSSKGFNEKKITSREKTFPVPYPLKTNNKENIKSRNRSKQLSKEDIISNAFKFHSIGNINNAVKYYKMFINKGFEDPKVFLNYSIILQDLGRLEEAEMTLRKAIRLNTDYPKAYCNLATVLQELGKFKEAEISCNKAIKLDPNLAEAYYNLANILKDIGKLEEAEKYALRAIKLKPDVGIFYSSLGSILREKGNLEKAEVVIRKSIELNPEHAISYSNLGCILRDLGEIKEAENYALKASEMKPNSFDILINLSSIFKDIGKIKEAELSIRKAIKIKPNNSKAYSNLGCILLDLNKLEEAEFFTRKAIEIEPEFIDAHLHLSHILLRSMKFLEGWDQYEWRWKIIRHFKVKNKLKTSKPEWKRDMKQRVLLWPEQGLGDEILFLSLLPDMLKLVDKLIVQADKRLIPLLKRYFNQEIEYKERGNLIDEAEYDCQISMGSLPRILRPTLKSFQCSEKKYLESNKKRSKELRDNLIKDQQKKLFGISWKTKNIEYFNSEISLEKLILAINSSNICFVSLQYGDVKEEINNLRLKHGICVNEVEEIDKFNDIDGLSSLITACDEVISIENLTATLSASLGVKTNVLLPTSCYWPFGSNEIECYWFSSMKLFRQNEFGIWDEPLNKIKKELQK comes from the coding sequence ATGAGTGATTCTAGCAAAGGTTTTAATGAAAAGAAAATAACTAGCAGAGAAAAGACATTCCCTGTCCCATACCCATTAAAAACTAACAATAAAGAAAACATTAAATCGAGAAATCGATCTAAACAATTGTCTAAGGAAGACATTATTAGCAATGCATTTAAATTTCATTCAATAGGAAATATAAATAATGCAGTAAAATATTATAAGATGTTTATTAATAAAGGTTTTGAAGATCCAAAAGTATTTTTGAATTACTCAATTATATTACAAGATCTTGGTAGGCTAGAAGAAGCAGAGATGACTTTACGGAAAGCCATCAGATTGAATACTGATTATCCAAAAGCTTACTGTAATCTTGCTACTGTTTTACAAGAACTTGGTAAATTTAAGGAAGCAGAAATATCCTGCAATAAAGCCATTAAGTTAGATCCTAATCTTGCTGAGGCCTATTATAATCTAGCTAACATCCTTAAAGATATTGGGAAGTTAGAAGAAGCAGAGAAATATGCACTAAGGGCAATAAAGTTAAAGCCTGATGTTGGTATTTTTTATTCATCTCTTGGATCTATTCTAAGAGAAAAAGGAAATTTAGAGAAGGCTGAAGTGGTAATACGCAAGTCTATAGAGTTAAATCCTGAACATGCCATATCATATTCCAATCTAGGATGCATATTAAGAGATTTAGGAGAAATTAAAGAAGCTGAAAACTATGCTCTTAAAGCAAGTGAAATGAAACCTAACTCCTTCGATATACTAATTAATTTGTCATCTATTTTCAAGGATATTGGAAAAATAAAAGAAGCTGAATTATCTATACGTAAAGCAATTAAAATAAAGCCTAATAATTCAAAAGCATATAGTAATCTTGGGTGTATATTACTTGATTTAAATAAATTAGAAGAAGCAGAATTTTTTACTCGTAAAGCTATTGAAATTGAACCTGAATTTATAGATGCCCATTTACACCTCTCTCATATTCTTCTCAGATCTATGAAATTCCTCGAAGGTTGGGATCAATACGAATGGAGATGGAAAATAATTAGACACTTTAAAGTGAAAAATAAATTAAAGACTTCTAAACCTGAATGGAAAAGAGATATGAAACAACGAGTTTTGTTGTGGCCTGAGCAAGGGCTAGGTGATGAAATATTATTTTTATCGTTATTACCTGATATGTTAAAGTTAGTAGACAAATTAATTGTTCAAGCGGATAAAAGATTAATTCCGCTTTTGAAAAGATATTTTAATCAAGAAATTGAGTATAAAGAGAGAGGTAATTTAATTGATGAGGCTGAATATGATTGCCAAATATCTATGGGATCTTTACCAAGAATTCTAAGACCAACTCTTAAAAGTTTTCAATGCTCAGAAAAAAAATATTTAGAATCTAATAAAAAAAGATCTAAGGAATTAAGAGACAATCTTATAAAAGATCAGCAAAAAAAGCTTTTTGGGATCTCATGGAAAACAAAAAATATAGAATATTTTAATAGTGAAATATCATTAGAAAAGTTAATTTTAGCTATTAATTCATCTAATATTTGCTTTGTAAGTCTTCAATACGGAGATGTTAAAGAGGAAATCAATAACCTAAGGTTAAAACATGGTATTTGTGTAAATGAAGTTGAAGAGATTGATAAGTTTAATGATATTGATGGTTTATCTTCATTAATAACTGCTTGTGATGAGGTGATAAGTATTGAAAATTTAACTGCCACACTTTCAGCATCCCTAGGTGTAAAGACGAATGTTTTACTTCCCACTTCTTGTTATTGGCCTTTTGGTTCTAATGAGATTGAATGCTATTGGTTCTCTTCAATGAAACTCTTTAGGCAAAATGAATTTGGTATTTGGGATGAACCATTAAATAAAATAAAGAAGGAGTTACAAAAATGA
- a CDS encoding FGGY-family carbohydrate kinase, whose translation MLNSSLVLGIDLGTSGVRIAVINTKKKILFTSSKTYSKGLEISEDWINSLKALIQEIPKDLKEKLISCSVAGTSGTLLACKKNGAPIGKALPYFLSCAEYEYVLEKLFTKECAGSSISGSVGRALRLLDLYGNEIILRHQADWISGWLINNWDYGEEGNNIRMGWEISNSSWPESFQNLKWLKCLPKIIPSGQIMGNICTKKANELNLPKNLQVIAGTTDSNAGVLATFPNKNDGITILGSTIVIKKFVSESLSGKGISNHKLLGNWLSGGASNAGAAILLDFFNLEYIEELSKQINPNKSTGLNLLPLSNPGERFPVDDPNLQPKLEPRPVSDSLYLHALFEGLAKIEARGWQKLHELGADLPRQIITIGGGAKNITWKKIREREIGIPIKICNRPPAAGVASIALKALLSIKN comes from the coding sequence ATGTTAAATAGTTCTCTTGTACTCGGTATTGATCTTGGTACATCGGGAGTAAGAATTGCAGTCATTAATACTAAAAAAAAAATACTGTTCACATCTTCGAAAACATACTCTAAAGGTCTTGAGATATCAGAAGACTGGATAAATAGCCTCAAAGCTCTAATACAAGAAATTCCAAAAGATCTAAAGGAAAAGTTGATTTCCTGTTCAGTAGCTGGGACATCCGGAACACTTTTAGCATGCAAAAAAAATGGAGCGCCTATAGGAAAAGCTCTACCTTATTTTTTATCCTGTGCTGAATATGAATACGTGCTTGAAAAGCTATTTACAAAAGAATGTGCCGGCTCAAGTATCAGTGGAAGCGTTGGGAGAGCACTAAGACTTTTAGACTTATACGGTAATGAAATAATCTTAAGGCACCAAGCAGATTGGATTAGTGGATGGCTTATCAATAATTGGGATTATGGAGAAGAAGGTAACAATATTAGGATGGGTTGGGAAATATCAAATAGTTCATGGCCAGAGAGTTTTCAAAATTTAAAATGGTTAAAATGTCTTCCTAAAATAATCCCTTCAGGTCAAATCATGGGAAATATATGTACTAAAAAAGCCAATGAATTAAATTTACCTAAGAATCTTCAAGTAATAGCAGGGACGACAGATTCCAATGCGGGAGTTTTAGCTACTTTTCCTAATAAGAATGATGGGATAACAATCCTTGGCAGCACAATAGTCATTAAGAAGTTTGTTAGTGAGTCCCTTTCAGGTAAAGGGATCTCAAATCATAAATTATTAGGAAATTGGCTATCTGGTGGAGCATCTAATGCTGGGGCTGCAATACTATTAGATTTCTTTAATCTTGAATATATTGAGGAATTAAGCAAACAAATAAATCCTAATAAATCAACAGGATTAAATCTTCTTCCACTATCAAATCCGGGAGAAAGGTTTCCCGTAGACGACCCCAATTTACAACCTAAACTTGAGCCAAGACCAGTCAGTGATTCTCTTTATCTTCATGCATTATTTGAAGGTTTAGCTAAAATTGAAGCAAGAGGCTGGCAAAAACTTCATGAATTAGGAGCTGATTTACCTAGACAAATAATTACCATTGGTGGAGGTGCAAAAAATATTACTTGGAAGAAAATAAGAGAAAGAGAAATTGGCATTCCAATAAAAATATGTAACAGGCCACCTGCAGCAGGAGTAGCGAGTATTGCATTAAAAGCCTTATTATCAATAAAGAATTAA
- a CDS encoding NAD-dependent epimerase/dehydratase family protein — MNPKQVIEEIIVTGAAGFIGAALVKALLSFDFKVIGIDNINDYYSTSLKRARLKEIEKFSEKKGEWIFHEICIEDNKVLSEIINRYSPKSFVHLAAQAGVRYSITNPSAYIQSNLVGFANVLEVCRQNKIPHLIYASSSSVYGGNKNLPFNEAQAVNHPVSLYAATKKSNELMAHTYSHLYDLPTTGLRFFTVYGPWGRPDMAPMIFARSILKNEPIKVFNQGEMQRDFTYIDDVVEGIIRCCFKKATIDDDFNPLIPNPSTSSAPYRIFNIGNSSPIQLTYFIDLLEKSLGKKAIKDFQPMQPGDVVSTAAKMDLLNSWVDYKPTTSIEKGIQLFSEWYLDYFKNIS; from the coding sequence ATGAATCCAAAGCAAGTTATTGAGGAGATTATAGTTACAGGTGCCGCAGGTTTTATAGGAGCAGCTTTGGTAAAAGCTCTTCTTTCTTTTGATTTTAAAGTTATTGGTATCGATAATATAAATGATTATTATTCTACTTCATTAAAAAGAGCAAGATTAAAGGAAATCGAGAAATTCTCTGAGAAAAAAGGGGAATGGATTTTTCATGAAATTTGTATTGAAGATAATAAAGTATTATCAGAAATAATTAACAGATATAGTCCAAAAAGTTTTGTTCATCTTGCAGCTCAAGCTGGTGTTCGCTATTCAATAACAAATCCTTCTGCTTATATACAAAGTAATCTAGTAGGTTTTGCTAATGTACTTGAAGTGTGTAGGCAGAACAAAATTCCCCATTTGATTTATGCCTCTAGTAGTTCTGTATATGGTGGTAATAAGAATCTTCCTTTCAATGAAGCGCAAGCAGTAAATCATCCAGTAAGTTTATATGCTGCAACTAAGAAATCTAATGAATTAATGGCCCACACCTATAGCCATTTATATGATTTGCCAACGACTGGTCTTCGCTTCTTTACTGTTTATGGGCCTTGGGGTAGACCAGATATGGCCCCAATGATTTTCGCGAGATCAATTTTAAAAAATGAGCCAATTAAAGTATTTAATCAAGGAGAAATGCAGAGAGACTTTACTTATATTGATGACGTAGTGGAGGGGATAATCCGATGTTGTTTTAAGAAGGCTACTATTGATGATGATTTTAATCCACTTATTCCAAATCCTTCTACTTCATCTGCACCTTATAGGATTTTTAATATAGGTAATTCAAGTCCAATTCAGCTTACATATTTTATAGATTTATTGGAGAAGAGTTTAGGAAAGAAAGCAATAAAAGATTTCCAACCCATGCAGCCTGGAGATGTTGTTTCTACTGCAGCAAAGATGGACTTGCTTAATTCATGGGTAGACTATAAACCAACAACTTCTATAGAAAAAGGCATTCAATTGTTTTCAGAATGGTATTTAGATTATTTTAAAAATATATCTTAA
- a CDS encoding phycobilisome rod-core linker polypeptide produces the protein MSSIPFKAFKIGAESINKNPVKYNKSRVSGSKKTTYGLHIRGVSMPGEKEKFTVTSKTKPKQFENLINNKVMSSYRRDKIESYKYKIPNKESAGINMLQIKEFVPNDDDALLVAINALYKNIFGNLSLMQSERPIDIERKLRNGDITVREFTRRICKSIIYRNFYFDSISQYKSIKLRYKHILGRTIKSQVELTLSSNIINNLGFEAHIDFLIDSDEYNNVFGEDIVPYMRPWNSPIGFKTKSFLETSSITKAFATSDISQII, from the coding sequence ATGTCAAGTATTCCATTTAAAGCGTTCAAAATAGGAGCAGAATCTATTAATAAAAATCCAGTTAAGTATAATAAAAGCAGAGTGTCTGGAAGTAAAAAAACAACCTATGGATTACATATAAGAGGAGTATCCATGCCAGGAGAAAAAGAAAAATTCACAGTCACATCTAAAACCAAACCTAAACAATTCGAAAACTTAATTAATAACAAAGTCATGAGCAGTTACAGAAGGGATAAAATTGAAAGTTATAAATACAAAATACCAAATAAAGAAAGTGCTGGAATAAATATGCTTCAAATAAAAGAATTTGTTCCTAATGATGATGATGCATTACTTGTAGCAATCAATGCATTATATAAAAATATCTTTGGAAACTTATCTTTAATGCAATCGGAGCGTCCAATTGATATTGAAAGGAAACTAAGAAATGGTGATATCACCGTAAGAGAATTTACAAGAAGAATTTGCAAATCAATTATTTATAGAAATTTCTACTTTGATAGTATTAGCCAATATAAATCTATCAAGTTAAGATATAAGCATATTCTTGGTAGGACCATCAAAAGTCAAGTCGAACTAACTCTAAGTTCTAATATTATAAATAACCTAGGTTTTGAGGCTCATATTGATTTTCTAATAGATTCTGATGAATATAATAATGTTTTTGGTGAAGATATAGTTCCATATATGAGGCCATGGAATTCTCCAATTGGTTTTAAAACAAAAAGTTTTCTAGAAACTTCATCCATAACAAAAGCTTTCGCTACGAGTGACATTTCTCAAATTATTTAA
- the metK gene encoding methionine adenosyltransferase has protein sequence MSRYVFTSESVTEGHPDKICDQISDAVLDALLTEDPTSRVACEAVVNTGLCLITGEITSKAEVDFNKLVREVIKSIGYESASAGGFDANSCAVLVALDQQSSDIAQGVDEAEDHSTDPLDQVGAGDQGIMFGFACDETPELMPLPISLAHRLARRLASVRHQKLIDYLLPDGKTQVSVSYDNGVPCSIDTILISTQHKSEVDGITLEEEIQKRIAQDLWKLVVEPATEDLALKPSLETTRFLVNPTGKFVIGGPQGDAGLTGRKIIVDTYGGYARHGGGAFSGKDPTKVDRSAAYAARFVAKALVAANLAKKVEVQLSYAIGVAKPVSILVESYGTGRVSDADLTEIVQEHFDLRPGAIMESFNLQELPMLRGGRFYRDIAAYGHFGRTDIALPWEDVSEKAKELSLLI, from the coding sequence ATGAGTAGATACGTTTTTACCTCTGAATCGGTAACAGAAGGACATCCTGATAAAATTTGCGATCAAATAAGTGATGCTGTTTTAGATGCTCTCTTAACTGAAGATCCAACAAGTAGGGTTGCATGTGAGGCAGTAGTAAATACTGGCTTATGCCTAATAACTGGAGAAATAACTTCTAAAGCGGAAGTTGATTTCAATAAGCTTGTTAGAGAAGTCATCAAAAGCATTGGCTATGAAAGTGCAAGTGCTGGTGGATTTGATGCAAATAGTTGTGCAGTCTTAGTTGCACTTGACCAACAGTCTTCAGATATTGCTCAAGGAGTAGATGAAGCTGAAGATCATTCAACAGATCCTTTAGATCAAGTTGGTGCTGGTGATCAAGGAATTATGTTTGGTTTTGCTTGTGACGAGACTCCTGAACTGATGCCATTGCCAATCAGTCTCGCTCACCGGCTAGCAAGACGGTTGGCATCAGTTAGGCATCAAAAATTAATTGATTATCTTTTACCTGATGGAAAAACCCAAGTAAGTGTCTCGTACGACAACGGAGTCCCCTGCTCCATAGACACAATACTGATTTCTACTCAGCACAAATCAGAAGTCGATGGAATAACTCTTGAAGAGGAAATCCAAAAAAGAATTGCACAAGACCTATGGAAATTGGTTGTTGAGCCAGCCACAGAGGATCTTGCTTTAAAACCTTCACTAGAAACTACACGCTTTCTAGTAAATCCAACAGGGAAATTTGTCATTGGTGGACCTCAAGGAGATGCTGGACTCACGGGTCGAAAAATAATTGTAGACACCTACGGTGGATATGCTCGCCATGGGGGTGGGGCTTTTTCTGGGAAAGATCCTACAAAAGTTGATCGATCAGCAGCTTATGCAGCAAGATTTGTAGCGAAGGCTTTGGTTGCAGCAAATCTTGCAAAAAAAGTTGAAGTCCAACTAAGTTATGCAATTGGTGTAGCCAAACCAGTATCAATACTTGTGGAGTCTTATGGCACAGGTAGAGTTTCAGACGCTGACTTAACTGAAATTGTTCAAGAACATTTTGATTTAAGGCCAGGAGCAATTATGGAATCTTTTAACCTGCAAGAACTTCCTATGCTTAGAGGAGGACGTTTTTATAGGGATATTGCAGCTTATGGTCATTTTGGAAGAACTGATATTGCTCTTCCATGGGAAGATGTATCTGAAAAAGCAAAAGAACTAAGTTTGCTCATATAA
- a CDS encoding chromophore lyase CpcT/CpeT, with the protein MGNKNILEFAKIVSGVFSNKKQALDNPKNFAHIQIHIRPLFFKTYKCFAFYSEQRYQHDIWNPYRQSINKLYQEKDFFILTNHKIEDKERFTGGALDISLLDNISKYKLCKKSGCSMYFREIKPGIFSGTIESGCKCYVQYGKDKTYVKSEVTVNKKSLISEDSGYEVETNKKIWGSDFGPLIFKKIDDFDCFIDENWK; encoded by the coding sequence ATGGGAAACAAAAATATACTTGAATTTGCAAAGATAGTTTCAGGAGTATTTAGTAATAAGAAACAAGCATTAGATAATCCAAAAAACTTTGCGCATATTCAAATACATATTCGGCCATTGTTTTTTAAAACATATAAATGTTTTGCGTTTTACTCAGAGCAGAGATATCAACACGATATATGGAATCCATACAGACAGTCTATAAATAAATTATACCAAGAAAAAGATTTTTTTATTTTAACTAATCATAAGATTGAAGATAAAGAAAGATTCACTGGTGGTGCTTTAGATATATCTCTTCTAGACAATATATCTAAATATAAGTTATGTAAAAAGTCTGGGTGTTCTATGTATTTTAGAGAAATAAAGCCAGGAATTTTTTCAGGAACTATAGAATCAGGTTGTAAATGCTATGTACAATATGGGAAAGATAAAACTTATGTGAAAAGTGAAGTGACAGTTAATAAAAAAAGTCTTATTTCTGAAGATTCTGGATATGAAGTAGAAACTAATAAAAAAATTTGGGGGTCAGACTTTGGTCCATTAATATTTAAAAAAATAGATGATTTCGATTGTTTTATTGACGAGAATTGGAAATAG
- a CDS encoding DUF2470 domain-containing protein has translation MNSEPITKESSKRICNHMNKDHQDAVNAYAEYYGNIKSFRSARIISLCPESIQLKVDDKILDIKFDHILKDCSDAHKTLVKMIKAIPSK, from the coding sequence ATGAATTCCGAACCCATCACTAAAGAGTCAAGTAAAAGAATATGCAATCACATGAATAAAGACCACCAAGACGCAGTAAATGCATATGCAGAATATTACGGGAACATAAAAAGTTTTAGATCAGCAAGAATTATTAGCCTCTGTCCAGAATCAATTCAGCTTAAAGTTGATGATAAAATATTAGACATAAAGTTTGATCATATTCTTAAAGACTGTTCAGATGCACATAAAACTTTGGTTAAGATGATTAAAGCTATTCCCTCGAAATAA